In the Carassius gibelio isolate Cgi1373 ecotype wild population from Czech Republic chromosome A2, carGib1.2-hapl.c, whole genome shotgun sequence genome, one interval contains:
- the LOC127935742 gene encoding delta-like protein C, giving the protein MAQLLSTCFLVFISVQLVKSSGVFELKVHSFTTTSSSVCKQSRDCQVFFRVCLNYTQDVISYRLACSDGTGLTGTLSTGQSFINTSAPITVPFNLKWLGTVSVIIEAWSAESSNDQPIENLNNMIGHFVTKTNLTIGQKWSLGEHLAEQSELLFSYRVVCDEFYYGDDCTDFCRSRDDPFGHFTCDDAGNRICLPGWKGDYCAEPICLSGCSEEHGYCEAPGQCKCFLGWQGPHCDECILYPGCLHGTCKQPWQCICKEGWGGLLCNRDLKF; this is encoded by the exons atggCTCAGCTTTTATCAACATGCTTCTTAGTTTTTATATCAGTGCAACTG GTCAAATCCTCTGGTGTGTTTGAGTTGAAAGTGCACTCTTTCACAACCACCAGCAGCAGTGTGTGTAAACAGTCCAGAGACTGTCAGGTTTTTTTCCGTGTTTGCCTGAACTACACACAGGACGTCATATCATATAGACTGGCATGTTCTGATGGCACTGGACTGACAGGAACATTGAGCACAGGCCAGAGCTTCATCAACACTAGTGCACCAATAACTGTGCCTTTCAACTTAAAGTGGCTG GGAACAGTCTCAGTGATAATAGAAGCATGGAGTGCAGAGTCCTCCAATGATCAGCCAATAG aGAATCTAAACAATATGATCGGCCACTTCGTCACCAAAACAAATCTTACTATTGGTCAGAAATGGTCCCTAGGAGAGCATCTAGCAGAGCAAAGTGAGCTACTTTTTTCCTACCGTGTAGTCTGTGATGAATTCTACTATGGCGATGACTGCACTGATTTCTGCCGTTCACGAGATGACCCCTTCGGTCACTTTACCTGTGACGACGCAGGCAACAGAATTTGCTTACCTGGATGGAAAGGCGATTATTGTGCAGAGc CCATCTGCTTATCTGGATGTAGTGAGGAACATGGTTATTGTGAGGCCCCCGGTCAGTGCAAGTGCTTCCTTGGGTGGCAGGGCCCCCACTGTGACGAGTGCATACTTTACCCAGGGTGCCTACATGGCACCTGCAAACAGCCCTGGCAGTGCATTTGTAAGGAGGGATGGGGTGGCCTGTTATGCAACAGGGATCTTAAATTTTGA
- the LOC127935443 gene encoding tripartite motif-containing protein 16-like protein isoform X2, which produces MWSKMAEAKISVAKDQLRCSVCLDLLKEPVTIPCGHSYCMNCITDFWNKDHQRRGYSCPQCRQTFSPRPALNKNVMLAEMVDNLKKTRTALSYAGPGDVECDVCTGRKRKAVKSCLVCLDSYCQTHFECHEESRSSKRHKLTDAGRFQKMICPKHDRLLEVFCRTDKRCVCFMCVMDEHKNHDTVSAEAERTEKQNQVGEIKGKCQQRIQEKQKQLQELKETIKTHKSSAKVALEHSERIFTELIRSIERSRSEVTQIIKNQEKAEVSRAEGLLEPLQQEIDDLKRRDAELEQLLLTDDHINFLQSFQSLSEPLESTGVPRVAVSPVLLYDDVRRSVSQLKGILELFFKEKIERIFGRVTYINIFSNNEPRTREEFLQYSHQLTLDPNTLHKQLCLSEEKRVATYTQTEQPYPDHPDRFDHWPQVLCRERVYGRCYWEVEWSGGVGISVSYKTICRKGETKDCLFGYNNQSWKLQYSQSCHLFLHNNIKTKLPVFPSSCRVGVYVDHRAGILSFYSVSDTMTLLIHSVQTTFTQPLYPGFWLDQGSSIKLCRLTK; this is translated from the exons ATGTGGAGTAAAATGGCAGAAGCTAAAATTTCAGTGGCTAAGGATCAGTTAAGATGTTCAGTCTGTCTGGATCTACTGAAGGAACCAGTGACCATcccctgtggacacagttactgtatgaaCTGCATTACAGACTTCTGGAATAAAGATCATCAGAGGAGAGGTTACAGCTGCCCTCAGTGTagacagaccttcagtccaagacctgctttaAACAAGAATGTGATGCTGGCTGAAATGGTGGACAACCTGAAGAAGACAAGAACTGCTCTCAGTTATGCTGGACCTGGAGATGTGGAGTGTGATGTCTGTACTGGAAGGAAACGCAAAGCTGTAaagtcctgtctggtgtgtctTGACTCTTACTGTCAAACTCACTTTGAGTGTCATGAGGAATCTCGTTCAAGTAAGCGACATAAACTAACTGATGCTGGACGATTCCAGAAGATGATCTGCCCTAAACATGACCGACTGCTGGAGGTTTTTTGTCGAACTGACAAGCGTTGTGTTTGTTTCATGTGTGTGATGGATGAACACAAAAATCACGATACTGTTTCTGCTGAAGCAGAGAGGACAGAGAAACAG AATCAGGTTGGAGAGATAAAAGGAAAATGCCAGCAGAGAATCCAAGAGAAACAGAAGCAGCTTCAAGAGCTCAAAGAGACTATTAAGACTCACAAG AGCTCTGCAAAGGTGGCATTGGAGcacagtgagaggatctttactgaactgatccgctccattgagagaagtCGCTCTGAGGTTACACAGATAATCAAAAATCAGGAAAAGGCTgaagtgagtcgagctgaaggaCTCTTGGAGCCACTGCAGCAGGAGATTGATGATCTGAAGAGGAGAGatgctgagctggagcagcttttACTCACAGACGATCACATCAATTTCCTACAG agtttccagtctctctctGAACCTCTGGAATCTACAGGTGTTCCCAGAGTTGCTGTCAGTCCTGTCCTCCTTTATGATGATGTGAGAAGATCTGTCTCTCAATTGAAAGGAATACTGGAGCTgttttttaaagagaaaataGAACGGATATTTGGTCGAG TTacatacatcaacattttttcaaataatgaACCCAGGACTAGGGAGGAATTCCTACAGT ATTCCCATCAGCTCACTCTGGATCCAAACACTTTGCATAAACAGCTTTGTCTGTCTGAGGAAAAAAGAGTGGctacatatactcaaacagagcaGCCGTATCcagatcatccagacagatttgaccACTGGCCTCAGGTGTTGTGCAGAGAAAGAGTGtatggacgctgttactgggaggtgGAGTGGAGTGGTGGAGTGGgaatatcagtgtcatataagaccATCTGCAGGAAGGGAGAAACTAAAGATTGTTTATTTGGATATAATAATCAGTCCTGGAAATTGCAGTACTCTCAATCCTGTCACTTATTTTTGCACAATAACATAAAGACTAAACTCCCTGTATTCCCCAGCTCCTGTAGAGtaggagtgtatgtggatcacagagcaggaaTTCTGTCCTTCTACAGTGTCTCTGACACAATGACGCTC CTCATCCACAgtgtccagaccacattcactcaaccgctctatcctgggttttgGTTAGATCAGGGATCATCAATTAAACTTTGTCGTCTAACAAAGTAG
- the LOC127935443 gene encoding tripartite motif-containing protein 16-like protein isoform X1: protein MWSKMAEAKISVAKDQLRCSVCLDLLKEPVTIPCGHSYCMNCITDFWNKDHQRRGYSCPQCRQTFSPRPALNKNVMLAEMVDNLKKTRTALSYAGPGDVECDVCTGRKRKAVKSCLVCLDSYCQTHFECHEESRSSKRHKLTDAGRFQKMICPKHDRLLEVFCRTDKRCVCFMCVMDEHKNHDTVSAEAERTEKQNQVGEIKGKCQQRIQEKQKQLQELKETIKTHKSSAKVALEHSERIFTELIRSIERSRSEVTQIIKNQEKAEVSRAEGLLEPLQQEIDDLKRRDAELEQLLLTDDHINFLQSFQSLSEPLESTGVPRVAVSPVLLYDDVRRSVSQLKGILELFFKEKIERIFGRVTYINIFSNNEPRTREEFLQYSHQLTLDPNTLHKQLCLSEEKRVATYTQTEQPYPDHPDRFDHWPQVLCRERVYGRCYWEVEWSGGVGISVSYKTICRKGETKDCLFGYNNQSWKLQYSQSCHLFLHNNIKTKLPVFPSSCRVGVYVDHRAGILSFYSVSDTMTLIHRVQTIFTQPLYPGFGVYGSTVKLCHLRE from the exons ATGTGGAGTAAAATGGCAGAAGCTAAAATTTCAGTGGCTAAGGATCAGTTAAGATGTTCAGTCTGTCTGGATCTACTGAAGGAACCAGTGACCATcccctgtggacacagttactgtatgaaCTGCATTACAGACTTCTGGAATAAAGATCATCAGAGGAGAGGTTACAGCTGCCCTCAGTGTagacagaccttcagtccaagacctgctttaAACAAGAATGTGATGCTGGCTGAAATGGTGGACAACCTGAAGAAGACAAGAACTGCTCTCAGTTATGCTGGACCTGGAGATGTGGAGTGTGATGTCTGTACTGGAAGGAAACGCAAAGCTGTAaagtcctgtctggtgtgtctTGACTCTTACTGTCAAACTCACTTTGAGTGTCATGAGGAATCTCGTTCAAGTAAGCGACATAAACTAACTGATGCTGGACGATTCCAGAAGATGATCTGCCCTAAACATGACCGACTGCTGGAGGTTTTTTGTCGAACTGACAAGCGTTGTGTTTGTTTCATGTGTGTGATGGATGAACACAAAAATCACGATACTGTTTCTGCTGAAGCAGAGAGGACAGAGAAACAG AATCAGGTTGGAGAGATAAAAGGAAAATGCCAGCAGAGAATCCAAGAGAAACAGAAGCAGCTTCAAGAGCTCAAAGAGACTATTAAGACTCACAAG AGCTCTGCAAAGGTGGCATTGGAGcacagtgagaggatctttactgaactgatccgctccattgagagaagtCGCTCTGAGGTTACACAGATAATCAAAAATCAGGAAAAGGCTgaagtgagtcgagctgaaggaCTCTTGGAGCCACTGCAGCAGGAGATTGATGATCTGAAGAGGAGAGatgctgagctggagcagcttttACTCACAGACGATCACATCAATTTCCTACAG agtttccagtctctctctGAACCTCTGGAATCTACAGGTGTTCCCAGAGTTGCTGTCAGTCCTGTCCTCCTTTATGATGATGTGAGAAGATCTGTCTCTCAATTGAAAGGAATACTGGAGCTgttttttaaagagaaaataGAACGGATATTTGGTCGAG TTacatacatcaacattttttcaaataatgaACCCAGGACTAGGGAGGAATTCCTACAGT ATTCCCATCAGCTCACTCTGGATCCAAACACTTTGCATAAACAGCTTTGTCTGTCTGAGGAAAAAAGAGTGGctacatatactcaaacagagcaGCCGTATCcagatcatccagacagatttgaccACTGGCCTCAGGTGTTGTGCAGAGAAAGAGTGtatggacgctgttactgggaggtgGAGTGGAGTGGTGGAGTGGgaatatcagtgtcatataagaccATCTGCAGGAAGGGAGAAACTAAAGATTGTTTATTTGGATATAATAATCAGTCCTGGAAATTGCAGTACTCTCAATCCTGTCACTTATTTTTGCACAATAACATAAAGACTAAACTCCCTGTATTCCCCAGCTCCTGTAGAGtaggagtgtatgtggatcacagagcaggaaTTCTGTCCTTCTACAGTGTCTCTGACACAATGACGCTCATCCACAGAGTCCAGACCATATTCACTCAaccgctctatcctgggtttggAGTTTATGGATCAACAGTGAAACTGTGTCATCTAAGAGAGTAG
- the LOC127935429 gene encoding tripartite motif-containing protein 16 isoform X4 produces MWRNMAETSISVAEDQFSCSVCLDLLKDPVTIPCGHSYCMNCITDCWNKDHQRGIYSCPQCRQTFTPRPALNKNVMLAEMVDNLKKTRTALIYAGPGDVECDVCTGRKRRAIKSCLMCLESYCQSHFECHEESRARKRHKVTDATGRIREMICSQHDRPLEVFCRTDQKCICLMCLMDDHKNHNTVSAEAERTEKQKQVGETVIIVKKKIQERQTELQKLRKSVQSHKRSAQAAVEHSERIFTELIRSIERRCSEVIQMIREREKAESFPFLSVPPASSESTTVSSLLTYDDVRSSVSIISRKFEDFCREEIEKIPGGVKYSIIPNIKILTPITEPKTREDFLHYYHQFTLDSESVHKNLCLSEENKVAACTATVQPYPDHPDRFDVWPQVLCRESVCGRCYWEVEWSGTRGVGISVSYKSISRKGQDNESKFGYNDQSWRLFCSHSVYSFSYKDKKTELPVFPSSCRIGVYVDHRAGILSFYSVSDTMTLIHRVQTAFTQTLYPGFGITQDSTVKLCHLAV; encoded by the exons ATGTGGAGGAACATGGCAGAAACAAGTATTTCAGTGGCTGAGGATCAGTTCAGCTGTTCAGTCTGTCTGGATCTACTGAAGGATCCAGTGACCATcccctgtggacacagttactgtatgaaCTGCATTACAGACTGCTGGAATAAAGATCATCAGAGGGGAATTTACAGCTgccctcagtgcagacagaccttcacTCCAAGACCTGCTTTAAACAAGAATGTGATGCTGGCTGAAATGGTGGACAACCTGAAGAAGACAAGAACTGCTCTCATTTATGCTGGACCTGGAGATGTGGAGTGTGATGTCTGTACTGGAAGAAAACGCAGAGCTATAAAGTCCTGTCTGATGTGTCTGGAATCATACTGTCAAAGTCATTTTGAGTGTCATGAGGAATCTCGTGCAAGGAAACGACACAAAGTGACTGATGCCACTGGACGAATCCGGGAGATGATCTGCTCTCAACATGACAGACCACTGGAGGTTTTTTGTCGTACTGACCAGAAGTGTATTTGTTTGATGTGTCTGATGGATGACCATAAAAATCACAATACTGTTTCGGCTGAAGCAGAGAGGACAGAGAAACAG AAACAGGTTGGAGAGACAGTGataattgtaaagaaaaaaattcaagagagacaaacagagcttcagaagctGAGAAAGTCTGTGCAGAGTCACAAG CGCTCCGCACAGGCAGCAGTGGAGcacagtgagaggatctttactgaactgatccgctccattgagagaagaTGCTCTGAGGTGATACAGATGATCAGAGAACGAGAAAAGGCTgaa AGTTTCCCGTTTCTTTCTGTTCCTCCTGCATCTTCAGAGAGCACCACTGTCAGTTCTCTACTCACTTATGATGATGTGAGAAGCTCTGTCTCTATAATTAGTAGGAAATTTGAGGATTTCTGCAGAGAGGAGATAGAAAAGATACCTGGTGGAG TGAAATACAGTATTATTCCCAATATCAAAATCCTCACACCCATCACTGAACCCAAAACAAGAGAAGACTTCTTACACT ATTACCATCAGTTTACTCTGGATTCAGAGTCAGTGCATAAAAACCTCTGTCTGTCTGAGGAGAACAAAGTGGCTGCTTGCACTGCTACAGTGCAGCCGTATCcagatcatccagacagatttgatgtttggcctcaggtgttgtgtagagagagtgtgtgtggacgctgttactgggaggtaGAGTGGAGTGGGACTCGCGGTGTGGgaatatcagtgtcatataagagcatcagtAGGAAGGGACAGGATAATGAAAGTAAATTTGGAtataatgatcagtcctggagaTTGTTCTGCTCTCACTCTGTATATTCATTTAGttacaaagacaaaaaaactgAACTCCCTGTATTCCCCAGCTCCTGTAGaataggagtgtatgtggatcacagagcaggaattctgtccttctacagcgtctctgacacaatgaccCTCATCCACAGAGTCCAGACAGCATTCACTCAAacgctctatcctgggtttggCATAACTCAGGACTCAACTGTGAAACTGTGTCATTTAGCAGTATAG
- the LOC127935429 gene encoding tripartite motif-containing protein 16-like protein isoform X2 yields the protein MWRNMAETSISVAEDQFSCSVCLDLLKDPVTIPCGHSYCMNCITDCWNKDHQRGIYSCPQCRQTFTPRPALNKNVMLAEMVDNLKKTRTALIYAGPGDVECDVCTGRKRRAIKSCLMCLESYCQSHFECHEESRARKRHKVTDATGRIREMICSQHDRPLEVFCRTDQKCICLMCLMDDHKNHNTVSAEAERTEKQKQVGETVIIVKKKIQERQTELQKLRKSVQSHKAAVEHSERIFTELIRSIERRCSEVIQMIREREKAEVSRAEGLLEQLQQEIDDLGRRNAELKQLLHTDHHIHFLQSFPFLSVPPASSESTTVSSLLTYDDVRSSVSIISRKFEDFCREEIEKIPGGVKYSIIPNIKILTPITEPKTREDFLHYYHQFTLDSESVHKNLCLSEENKVAACTATVQPYPDHPDRFDVWPQVLCRESVCGRCYWEVEWSGTRGVGISVSYKSISRKGQDNESKFGYNDQSWRLFCSHSVYSFSYKDKKTELPVFPSSCRIGVYVDHRAGILSFYSVSDTMTLIHRVQTAFTQTLYPGFGITQDSTVKLCHLAV from the exons ATGTGGAGGAACATGGCAGAAACAAGTATTTCAGTGGCTGAGGATCAGTTCAGCTGTTCAGTCTGTCTGGATCTACTGAAGGATCCAGTGACCATcccctgtggacacagttactgtatgaaCTGCATTACAGACTGCTGGAATAAAGATCATCAGAGGGGAATTTACAGCTgccctcagtgcagacagaccttcacTCCAAGACCTGCTTTAAACAAGAATGTGATGCTGGCTGAAATGGTGGACAACCTGAAGAAGACAAGAACTGCTCTCATTTATGCTGGACCTGGAGATGTGGAGTGTGATGTCTGTACTGGAAGAAAACGCAGAGCTATAAAGTCCTGTCTGATGTGTCTGGAATCATACTGTCAAAGTCATTTTGAGTGTCATGAGGAATCTCGTGCAAGGAAACGACACAAAGTGACTGATGCCACTGGACGAATCCGGGAGATGATCTGCTCTCAACATGACAGACCACTGGAGGTTTTTTGTCGTACTGACCAGAAGTGTATTTGTTTGATGTGTCTGATGGATGACCATAAAAATCACAATACTGTTTCGGCTGAAGCAGAGAGGACAGAGAAACAG AAACAGGTTGGAGAGACAGTGataattgtaaagaaaaaaattcaagagagacaaacagagcttcagaagctGAGAAAGTCTGTGCAGAGTCACAAG GCAGCAGTGGAGcacagtgagaggatctttactgaactgatccgctccattgagagaagaTGCTCTGAGGTGATACAGATGATCAGAGAACGAGAAAAGGCTgaagtgagtcgagctgaaggaCTCTTAGAGCAACTGCAGCAGGAGATTGATGATCTGGGGAGGAGAAATGCTGAGCTGAAGCAGCTTTTACACACAGACCATCATATCCATTTCCTACAG AGTTTCCCGTTTCTTTCTGTTCCTCCTGCATCTTCAGAGAGCACCACTGTCAGTTCTCTACTCACTTATGATGATGTGAGAAGCTCTGTCTCTATAATTAGTAGGAAATTTGAGGATTTCTGCAGAGAGGAGATAGAAAAGATACCTGGTGGAG TGAAATACAGTATTATTCCCAATATCAAAATCCTCACACCCATCACTGAACCCAAAACAAGAGAAGACTTCTTACACT ATTACCATCAGTTTACTCTGGATTCAGAGTCAGTGCATAAAAACCTCTGTCTGTCTGAGGAGAACAAAGTGGCTGCTTGCACTGCTACAGTGCAGCCGTATCcagatcatccagacagatttgatgtttggcctcaggtgttgtgtagagagagtgtgtgtggacgctgttactgggaggtaGAGTGGAGTGGGACTCGCGGTGTGGgaatatcagtgtcatataagagcatcagtAGGAAGGGACAGGATAATGAAAGTAAATTTGGAtataatgatcagtcctggagaTTGTTCTGCTCTCACTCTGTATATTCATTTAGttacaaagacaaaaaaactgAACTCCCTGTATTCCCCAGCTCCTGTAGaataggagtgtatgtggatcacagagcaggaattctgtccttctacagcgtctctgacacaatgaccCTCATCCACAGAGTCCAGACAGCATTCACTCAAacgctctatcctgggtttggCATAACTCAGGACTCAACTGTGAAACTGTGTCATTTAGCAGTATAG
- the LOC127935429 gene encoding tripartite motif-containing protein 16-like protein isoform X1 yields MWRNMAETSISVAEDQFSCSVCLDLLKDPVTIPCGHSYCMNCITDCWNKDHQRGIYSCPQCRQTFTPRPALNKNVMLAEMVDNLKKTRTALIYAGPGDVECDVCTGRKRRAIKSCLMCLESYCQSHFECHEESRARKRHKVTDATGRIREMICSQHDRPLEVFCRTDQKCICLMCLMDDHKNHNTVSAEAERTEKQKQVGETVIIVKKKIQERQTELQKLRKSVQSHKRSAQAAVEHSERIFTELIRSIERRCSEVIQMIREREKAEVSRAEGLLEQLQQEIDDLGRRNAELKQLLHTDHHIHFLQSFPFLSVPPASSESTTVSSLLTYDDVRSSVSIISRKFEDFCREEIEKIPGGVKYSIIPNIKILTPITEPKTREDFLHYYHQFTLDSESVHKNLCLSEENKVAACTATVQPYPDHPDRFDVWPQVLCRESVCGRCYWEVEWSGTRGVGISVSYKSISRKGQDNESKFGYNDQSWRLFCSHSVYSFSYKDKKTELPVFPSSCRIGVYVDHRAGILSFYSVSDTMTLIHRVQTAFTQTLYPGFGITQDSTVKLCHLAV; encoded by the exons ATGTGGAGGAACATGGCAGAAACAAGTATTTCAGTGGCTGAGGATCAGTTCAGCTGTTCAGTCTGTCTGGATCTACTGAAGGATCCAGTGACCATcccctgtggacacagttactgtatgaaCTGCATTACAGACTGCTGGAATAAAGATCATCAGAGGGGAATTTACAGCTgccctcagtgcagacagaccttcacTCCAAGACCTGCTTTAAACAAGAATGTGATGCTGGCTGAAATGGTGGACAACCTGAAGAAGACAAGAACTGCTCTCATTTATGCTGGACCTGGAGATGTGGAGTGTGATGTCTGTACTGGAAGAAAACGCAGAGCTATAAAGTCCTGTCTGATGTGTCTGGAATCATACTGTCAAAGTCATTTTGAGTGTCATGAGGAATCTCGTGCAAGGAAACGACACAAAGTGACTGATGCCACTGGACGAATCCGGGAGATGATCTGCTCTCAACATGACAGACCACTGGAGGTTTTTTGTCGTACTGACCAGAAGTGTATTTGTTTGATGTGTCTGATGGATGACCATAAAAATCACAATACTGTTTCGGCTGAAGCAGAGAGGACAGAGAAACAG AAACAGGTTGGAGAGACAGTGataattgtaaagaaaaaaattcaagagagacaaacagagcttcagaagctGAGAAAGTCTGTGCAGAGTCACAAG CGCTCCGCACAGGCAGCAGTGGAGcacagtgagaggatctttactgaactgatccgctccattgagagaagaTGCTCTGAGGTGATACAGATGATCAGAGAACGAGAAAAGGCTgaagtgagtcgagctgaaggaCTCTTAGAGCAACTGCAGCAGGAGATTGATGATCTGGGGAGGAGAAATGCTGAGCTGAAGCAGCTTTTACACACAGACCATCATATCCATTTCCTACAG AGTTTCCCGTTTCTTTCTGTTCCTCCTGCATCTTCAGAGAGCACCACTGTCAGTTCTCTACTCACTTATGATGATGTGAGAAGCTCTGTCTCTATAATTAGTAGGAAATTTGAGGATTTCTGCAGAGAGGAGATAGAAAAGATACCTGGTGGAG TGAAATACAGTATTATTCCCAATATCAAAATCCTCACACCCATCACTGAACCCAAAACAAGAGAAGACTTCTTACACT ATTACCATCAGTTTACTCTGGATTCAGAGTCAGTGCATAAAAACCTCTGTCTGTCTGAGGAGAACAAAGTGGCTGCTTGCACTGCTACAGTGCAGCCGTATCcagatcatccagacagatttgatgtttggcctcaggtgttgtgtagagagagtgtgtgtggacgctgttactgggaggtaGAGTGGAGTGGGACTCGCGGTGTGGgaatatcagtgtcatataagagcatcagtAGGAAGGGACAGGATAATGAAAGTAAATTTGGAtataatgatcagtcctggagaTTGTTCTGCTCTCACTCTGTATATTCATTTAGttacaaagacaaaaaaactgAACTCCCTGTATTCCCCAGCTCCTGTAGaataggagtgtatgtggatcacagagcaggaattctgtccttctacagcgtctctgacacaatgaccCTCATCCACAGAGTCCAGACAGCATTCACTCAAacgctctatcctgggtttggCATAACTCAGGACTCAACTGTGAAACTGTGTCATTTAGCAGTATAG
- the LOC127935429 gene encoding tripartite motif-containing protein 16-like protein isoform X3 — MWRNMAETSISVAEDQFSCSVCLDLLKDPVTIPCGHSYCMNCITDCWNKDHQRGIYSCPQCRQTFTPRPALNKNVMLAEMVDNLKKTRTALIYAGPGDVECDVCTGRKRRAIKSCLMCLESYCQSHFECHEESRARKRHKVTDATGRIREMICSQHDRPLEVFCRTDQKCICLMCLMDDHKNHNTVSAEAERTEKQRSAQAAVEHSERIFTELIRSIERRCSEVIQMIREREKAEVSRAEGLLEQLQQEIDDLGRRNAELKQLLHTDHHIHFLQSFPFLSVPPASSESTTVSSLLTYDDVRSSVSIISRKFEDFCREEIEKIPGGVKYSIIPNIKILTPITEPKTREDFLHYYHQFTLDSESVHKNLCLSEENKVAACTATVQPYPDHPDRFDVWPQVLCRESVCGRCYWEVEWSGTRGVGISVSYKSISRKGQDNESKFGYNDQSWRLFCSHSVYSFSYKDKKTELPVFPSSCRIGVYVDHRAGILSFYSVSDTMTLIHRVQTAFTQTLYPGFGITQDSTVKLCHLAV; from the exons ATGTGGAGGAACATGGCAGAAACAAGTATTTCAGTGGCTGAGGATCAGTTCAGCTGTTCAGTCTGTCTGGATCTACTGAAGGATCCAGTGACCATcccctgtggacacagttactgtatgaaCTGCATTACAGACTGCTGGAATAAAGATCATCAGAGGGGAATTTACAGCTgccctcagtgcagacagaccttcacTCCAAGACCTGCTTTAAACAAGAATGTGATGCTGGCTGAAATGGTGGACAACCTGAAGAAGACAAGAACTGCTCTCATTTATGCTGGACCTGGAGATGTGGAGTGTGATGTCTGTACTGGAAGAAAACGCAGAGCTATAAAGTCCTGTCTGATGTGTCTGGAATCATACTGTCAAAGTCATTTTGAGTGTCATGAGGAATCTCGTGCAAGGAAACGACACAAAGTGACTGATGCCACTGGACGAATCCGGGAGATGATCTGCTCTCAACATGACAGACCACTGGAGGTTTTTTGTCGTACTGACCAGAAGTGTATTTGTTTGATGTGTCTGATGGATGACCATAAAAATCACAATACTGTTTCGGCTGAAGCAGAGAGGACAGAGAAACAG CGCTCCGCACAGGCAGCAGTGGAGcacagtgagaggatctttactgaactgatccgctccattgagagaagaTGCTCTGAGGTGATACAGATGATCAGAGAACGAGAAAAGGCTgaagtgagtcgagctgaaggaCTCTTAGAGCAACTGCAGCAGGAGATTGATGATCTGGGGAGGAGAAATGCTGAGCTGAAGCAGCTTTTACACACAGACCATCATATCCATTTCCTACAG AGTTTCCCGTTTCTTTCTGTTCCTCCTGCATCTTCAGAGAGCACCACTGTCAGTTCTCTACTCACTTATGATGATGTGAGAAGCTCTGTCTCTATAATTAGTAGGAAATTTGAGGATTTCTGCAGAGAGGAGATAGAAAAGATACCTGGTGGAG TGAAATACAGTATTATTCCCAATATCAAAATCCTCACACCCATCACTGAACCCAAAACAAGAGAAGACTTCTTACACT ATTACCATCAGTTTACTCTGGATTCAGAGTCAGTGCATAAAAACCTCTGTCTGTCTGAGGAGAACAAAGTGGCTGCTTGCACTGCTACAGTGCAGCCGTATCcagatcatccagacagatttgatgtttggcctcaggtgttgtgtagagagagtgtgtgtggacgctgttactgggaggtaGAGTGGAGTGGGACTCGCGGTGTGGgaatatcagtgtcatataagagcatcagtAGGAAGGGACAGGATAATGAAAGTAAATTTGGAtataatgatcagtcctggagaTTGTTCTGCTCTCACTCTGTATATTCATTTAGttacaaagacaaaaaaactgAACTCCCTGTATTCCCCAGCTCCTGTAGaataggagtgtatgtggatcacagagcaggaattctgtccttctacagcgtctctgacacaatgaccCTCATCCACAGAGTCCAGACAGCATTCACTCAAacgctctatcctgggtttggCATAACTCAGGACTCAACTGTGAAACTGTGTCATTTAGCAGTATAG